CTGAAGTTGCTGAAAGCCTTGAAATTGGAAGCTTGAATCTTTCTCAAGTGAGTCTGTTGCAGAAAGCCATCCGTCAAACTCAAAAGGAAATACATATGGCAATACCTGTAGAGACTAAGAAAGAAATATTAAATGAGCTGGTCGGTAAGTCTCATCAAGAGTCTGAAGTGCTCGTTGCTAAGGCACTCAGCATCGAAATCAAGCAAGCCGTTAAGATTCAGCATCAAGCCGATGAATCAGTTCGCTTTGAAGTGAGTCTTTCCAAGGAACAATGGCAGAAAATGGAGGAAATGCGTTCAATGTTGTCACATTCACTGCCAAATGGAAGTTGGGATGAAGTTTTGGAGTTTATTGCAGATAAAGTCATTCAGCAGAAGACTCGAAGAACTTCAAAAAACTCTGAGGCACCGAGGACTTCAAAATCTAGTGAGATAATCAAATCAGCTAAATCAGCGGATATCCGTGAGAGACAGACTGCCGTTCTGAAGCATGACACAGATGAAGATTTGGGGTCGGATGATATTTTGAATCATTTAGAAGTAAATTCAAAAACAGAGGTTGCTATTCAAAGAGAATATATTCCCGCACCATTACGAAGAATGATTTTTCAACGAGATCAATGCTGTCAGCACGTTGATAAAACTACGGGCAGGAAATGCACTTCCAAATGGCAGTTGGAGATTGATCATATTCAACCTGTTTGGGCAGGTGGAAAAAGCACGGAAGAGAACTTGCGGCTGTTGTGTGCTGCTCATAATAGAATGAAA
This region of Bdellovibrio sp. BCCA genomic DNA includes:
- a CDS encoding HNH endonuclease, giving the protein MNIRYLSDENLEHNLKSLVQKEREILSDILLHIAEVDRRKLYLSKAFPSLFDYLTKHLGYSAGSAQRRIDAARLSRDIPEVAESLEIGSLNLSQVSLLQKAIRQTQKEIHMAIPVETKKEILNELVGKSHQESEVLVAKALSIEIKQAVKIQHQADESVRFEVSLSKEQWQKMEEMRSMLSHSLPNGSWDEVLEFIADKVIQQKTRRTSKNSEAPRTSKSSEIIKSAKSADIRERQTAVLKHDTDEDLGSDDILNHLEVNSKTEVAIQREYIPAPLRRMIFQRDQCCQHVDKTTGRKCTSKWQLEIDHIQPVWAGGKSTEENLRLLCAAHNRMKYKQEAGVHSL